The genomic interval CAAGACTGACAAGCCAAACATCATGAATACTTTCTCCTCTTATGAAATTGTAGCTAACAATTGTATCAACTTGACTGACCATATCAAGGCTGAACCCTGTTATTTCAACATCTATTTTCCATTTCCTTTATGAAATAAGACCATTTTGATCTAATGAAGAAGCAAGAATGGATTGATAATGTGGACAACACATTCTGCTTCCAGAACAGCTCACTTTGACAAATTTGGAACATAAAATCCCCATAACGTAGATATTCAGTACTCCCACTCCCCACTATGAACAAGTTTGTTCGTTTGCTCACAGAAACATTACCAACCCCACCTGTCATCACATGCTGATTGCTTTCAACTCCCCTTATCTGTCTGAGCAAGGAAACATGGGCAAAAACCACTATTTTATTTCATGGAAAATATGATACCATATGCTGGTCACTCATGTTTTTAGAAAGAgttgtttcattttcatgaaaCAAGAAATCCCCAGTAACTATAGCATTAAAAATTTACTCTCCCCCAGTTAATATTTTAGttataaacatgaaataaacaGAATTCATGTTCgcttaatatttaaaaatttaaccaatcaaaaataccaaaaaacaaatactatacacacacacaagaaaatcAGCAAGACACATGTATAAATATACTTGTAGATTTAAAAGCCCTAAATTATTTCACCCTTCACAGAATAGGTAAGCTATCCCCTGGTCACTATAACAAAATACTAAAAATCATATTTAACAATCAAACTATTAAGGAAATTGTCaactttaaatacattatgcaACATCACAACAAATACATGAACCACATCTCCTAAATTCTGTTTAAATGTTAATTACCGGTGAGCAGCACATTTCATGTACTTACTTTTATCGATGTCTAAAGTACAGGTTAATATCTAACTTCAAAGTTGCAAACTGCTCCAGtttaaaaggaaataaatataagaaaaacacaaatatataataatttgctTTTTAAAATACACGTCTTTGGGTGCTGTTCAATTGGTTTTCTCCAATAAATGAATAGTCTCTTTGTTTTTCTGAATCACGATTCATTTTACAACTGAATTATGATTGTTACAGTGTAAAAAGCTAGTTAAGGAGGAAACGTTGTGTCATGATAATAAATGATCCTTGCTGAGCAATGTAAACTAATTTCATCATTGCAACGCAATAAATTTATAGGTGCAAATTTCAAGGGGAACTTGTTAATGGGATGTGCTGCTTGCTGAAACTGAACGCTTGGCAAATTTGCTGAAATTTGTCTGCACATTTCGGTCTAAACCATATCCTGACAGCTTTTTGTTTCGCTTAGATACATAACAATTGTGCACCATGTGGGCTACTTAGAGCATGCAGACTAAGCACCACACTGAAGGGCACATTTCTCTACTGCGACAAATTAAAACTGTTACTTCAGATTTCATTGTTTAAAGATGTATTTGACGGACAAAATTTTGATTGCAAATGGACTAAGTGCCAATCTAACGGCAAATCTTTCACTGGAACAAGAACGAACAGATTGACAGTCTTTGTAAGTCCATATAAGAATTTGATTTGACTCAAGAAATTAAACATGCTTTACACTTTTGAGAGCCTACTTCAAAAATGGAATAATCCGACCAACCGGTTCACACAGTGCTACATTTACAGATTACAGTCAAGCTGTATGAGTCATACACCTGGGAATTAACATTGGGAATGATTTATTGAGAACTTGTAGTGTACAGTTTACAGAGAAAGGAATAGATATATGAAGTTTTTAAGTTTGGGAAATTATTTGTAAACACATGTGGCAACAGCAGCGAGGATAATGTCAAATGTAGGGAATTgtgctgaaaatgttttttccacaaaagcgttgcattttcatgaaattctaTTAAGCCACAGTGAAGCATAGAAAgttaagcaaacattccaaaggCATCATATTTTGAGGAGATTATAGCAGCCTGAGTAAAGCtttaatttgaatcacatttttaACCAAATGACATCACAGGCTAACCACTGGTTACACCACAAAGAGTTACATTCAATCACCAGTATTTAGGGTTAGGGACAACATAATGAGATGGACTGTTCACCTATAACAGTGTagaatattttttgtttcactATAAGCTTCACATCCAGTTAAAATTGTTCTTCCAGTTTGTAAAGATGATTCAGTCTAATATTTTGTcttccttccttttttcttgAGTCCGACCTACGCACTGTTCTCGCCGTCATCGTGTTTCCTCTTGACTTTCTTGGGATGTCGCGACTTATTCTTGGCCTTGCAGAGCGGACAGACGGGAGCATTGCGATGGATCGGTTGTTGACACGATTGACAGATCTGTGGGTAGGAAAAAAAGATGAAACATAAAAAAGGAGGTTTGCAAATGAGTGGAATAATTGGTTTTATTTGATCTGACAAAGCAAAAAATCAAGTTCAAGCATAATTCAAAATTTTATCCAAAGTTTAGATCATTGGTCTTGATTTACCTTCATTGGAGGAATTTGCACTTTGAGAACGCTGGTACTTGTACTCGTTGATGGGATGCTAAAGATATTTGGTTTCTGATTAGACTCGTCGTCTACAATCCGCTCTCTGTTAACTCTGTTCTCCATCTTGTTGGACTCTTTCTTAAAAGCCGATCTCATCCTCTTGAAGTAGCTTTGAAGAACAAAATATGAGTGAGTAGTACTTTATGAGGAGACCAGCTATATGATGTTGGTAGGTAACTTATAAGGTAGAGAACTTATACATACCAATTGATGCTCCCCagaataaaattaacaaatttcaaaatggacgttcaatatgaatctaagagacagCCTGCGGCTTttataagccaatgatggcttcttcgcaagttcttTGCAAGTGTCAATCCTGAAGCAGACGGTTATGCAAAATGATTGCATGCAACTTGTGCTTTGTGTTACCACTTCTGTCCCTTTGTTTCTGAAGGAGCTGATCATGGTAGGATCAAGAAACAAAAATCACTCCCTATACCTTGATAATAAGAGTGGACTCACTGTTTGTCGATGACATCCCCTCCAACAGATACTGGAGTAATTTCTTCCAGTCCCAACTGGTACCTTCCTTCGTTCACTGTTTCTTTCAGAGTGTTATACTCTTTAAATACATTCCAGGCTAGTTCCAGCGAACGGTTTCTGTCTTCATCAGCTTCTTTGATGACCGCCTCCATCTGTAGACAATGATATTCGATTCAAATGTTAGTCTCCAAAAGCTCTATGCCATCAGCAAAATGATATGTTATGATAAACTCACAATTTTTTGTTAATAAGCATTTACAAATTATCAGGCCACAGGCTGAAAAATAAGTCTCACAGACAGGAGGAGTCGCAGCTATACAGTAGTCAGGCATGGATCGAGCACGTGGGATGTACaaccccttctccccccccccccccgccccctgcCCCTCCTTGTCAACCTCacataaaacattaaaagtagttattagtaCAACCTTGCATGCAGACCCAATAAATAGTAGACCAAATTAATGCAGCCTAAATATTCACCATTCAACGTAGCAAATTTCCCTTAAAATCTGAAACCCCACTTCATGAGAGTTGGCTACAACGACCCAAGGACTCACCCTCAACTTTTTAACATCCTGGATCTACCCCTGACAGTAACGCAGTGCTTAACAAATAACTAATCCTGTAATTGCATGAAAACTTTTAAATAGGATAGAAACGTTTGAACTTCAACTGAATTCTGAATGCTTGTGACTTCAGAGTAAAATTTAATACaaagtcaacaccatgaagactgagaccctagttggagaacactttaatcttcccaaccataccattattgacatgtccctacaggggattgaatctttcgcaccattcaacctcatgggcttgACATTCAGGAACgacatgactaacctttcttctgCTCCGCCCCCTTCCATCTCCCCTTGTTTACCCCTCTGTCACCCCTCTTCTCATAACTCTCTGCcacctttttttcttcacacctttctgtctttgtccttctctagtttactccctaccctcttcccttaatcctctctttgtccctgtacagtttatctcctacctctccatcacttgtctactaatccctttacatctatctctttgttcaccctgctcattatcCTGTCTGTATTctctgtgtgtatttgtcccttctgttactgtaacttgtcattcagcctctgaagaagatcttgctaggatcgaaacaccAGGCCCTCTTACTAAATTACACAAAACTTTATGATGAGAGATCATTGAACATTTCTGATATCTCCTGAATTGTACTTGACAAGAATTCTAAAGAATTGAAAATCACAGACAACAGAAATTTGATATTGACACAAAGGATCATATATGAACAAATGATAAGGTAACACATTAAGTTCATTAACATGCTATATTTAATCAGATTTAAAACTTTATTAATACAATGTCACTATTTAGAATAATGACATGGACTGTAGGTTTGTGACAGCAAAATCTGCATCATTTTCCTTAATTGTGACTGATAACCCCCCAAAAATGTGATATCACTGAATATGTGCCAAACCTTACATGGCCATCAATCTTAAATGAATATAGACACAGCCATCAAAAAATGAGCTGAGGCAAAACTGTACAAAATACTGAAACTAACCGTGTTAATGAGAATAACCCAAACTAAACTAACTGTGAACGTTAATGAATAGGTAAATTAGAAATTCATTGATACTGAGTGGACATAGACATTAATGtttagtactgtacagtatatctttCGGAACTGTCAATGAGTTGTTACCACGGTGACCCCAGAAGACTGGAGAAAATTACAGGTTGTATACATGTATCAATATTAGCCAATCGACGCCttacagcgccaccaattttgggcACTATGGTAAGTACTGTACTGCATCCAATAACTGTACTACATAATATCAATTCACTTACTGCTTTCATATCAGCATGTATCTGTCTGAGCTCTTCAACGTGAGCTAATCTTTCTTCTTCCAGTACTTCCAACTCATTCTTGTAGTCATAGAAACGACCTTCCTCAGACTTCATCTCCTGACATTGTTCTAGGACTTTCACCTTCAGTTTCTCAAGTTGCAATGTCTGAGCTCTGAAACAAATTAGAAAAATTTTAATGAACAAATTGTTTGTTTAAatgcatttcataattttatctTGCAAAAGGTTCtcctaaaatatcaaaattttacTGTAATTGCAAGAATCCTTGTGAAGAGAGAAGTTTTACAGAGTTGATTTGCATTTATATtattgcaaataaaaaataccTCATGAACAACAATAAATGTGCTTTGCCTATAGCTACTGTACAACCTGCAATATCCAACTCTAACATTTTGTTGGAACAAGTTTTTTAAGTTGTTCATTTCataacttaattaattaataagagACTAGTCCTACTGTTCTGAAGTACAATAGCCCTCTGCACTGTGAATGCAATAACGTACACAAATTTCAACTAACACCCAGTGCAGTGAGAACAGATaattaaatgaataaacaactacagtatacatacatagGTGGGTCTTTAGATTCATACATATCACCTGATTAAAGAAATAACCACAAACAGTGCCTGACTTTAGTCTTGAAGCTTGTCAGTTTCTAGGTAAACATTCTACAATTATTGGTCGATTAAGGTTGGTAGATATAGAAGGTTTAATTAAATTTGTCTGTCTCAAAGATGTTTGGTTTCACAAATTGTCTAGTCCAAGATTTCTAAATCCTAGAGGAAAAACCATGCTTTCAGCTGTTGCTGTCAACATTTTATAGAAAATACACCCTCAACATCATCTTCCTAGAAAAAGATAAGACATGCAGACTTCTTTTTTCCAGAATTAAGCCCAATGTGACAAAAGGCTCTGTAAGTGTGATTATTTCATCTAATCACTCACGCCTGAATGGTCGCCCATTTAGTTCTATACACCCTAACTAGATCACAATACTGACTGCATTCGTTTATTGATTTTCTTGGTGTTTACTCTGCCAGACTAGCTAATTACAAAACAGAAGTTTTAGGATCACCTGCAGGATTCCATAAGTGAGGCAATTACATCCTTGACTTAGTTTTATAAATACTCTCGTAACCAACAACCTTGTCTGAAGTTGTTTTCAGGATTGATTTATTTCCATTTGTCATATCCTGATGATCTGACAATTCAGGCGTTTGCTTCTACCACAGAGCACAAATTCTGTATTTTCAATTGATTTACTTGTTttgattaaaaataatattgGCATGGGCCATATCATACCAAAACTCACCAATAATAGATAGAAAAAAATGGTAAGTGGATCATAAATAATTGGATCAATGAAAACAGCCAAGGACAAAAGCGATgcaaatgaaatcattttttagcctggtatttttcttttctatttatgGCACCTTTCAGCATGCAGAAACTTAGGAgacttttattaaataattaataagtgACGATATTCCATTGTACACATTTGGTCTACAGTATAGGTACTGTAAtacttttcttcatttattcaCATGATGTAAATTGATAATTGTACCAAAATGattgcaaaatattgctttatACTGTCATATACTGTATGAATAATTATGCAATTTGAAGTATTTTGTTGGTTTCAAGAGCGAAATTTTAACATGtagtaaaactatatatagTCAAAGTAGCATCTGCAATCTGTTATCATTTTCACATCAAAGTTCTCAACTGTGAGAAGTTCAAAAGCATTGAAAGAATAACAtttaagggtgtgaagactcgggcaaaaagaaaagtctaatgccggtaatctagtttcgaatgaggtgtaacaccAAACCAAAccacgtgcggccatctgaaaaagttaactttctgttgcttgcaagtgacgttttgttcttgtcgctacaaaatgcagacagtaatgaaacgtgataccttgttatctttagctggacctgagatgtccatcactgtatcgtttatacactgtgctgtgggtattgaccgcagctgtatgtactgactgtacactagtgtcttattaccgacggtagcaagcagtgtgtgtattttctgggatcgatggcggTGTCTAACATGGCGGTGTTTCGTTCTTCGAAActagattaccggcattagacgtttcttttttagggggggggggggtcttcacacccttaaatttaaaattttgaacTCTTTCACCAAATCCAAAAGTTATGTGATGACTGTATGACCCTTAAAATGCCTAATTAATCTAAACAGCTACCCAGGTCCACACACATTTTTATCTTCTtgtttgtatactgtatatCTCTGTCTCACAATTGTTCCATGAATGTCAAAGTAATTTAagaacaaagtggctattgttacgactagtcgtaacaataattcccgactacgcatgcgcagttgctattttcatgaccaggagtactatttttacgacgaggagaaacaataatttccggttagggttagggtaagggttaggattgaggtttagggttatgtttagggttagggttatccctactacatgcgcagttgctttatttactttactgcgcttgaatttgcctttgtcgtaagaatagtttataaataattgttacgactcgtcgtaagaatagccacggccatttAAGAACTTGAAGCCTAGGTGTATTTGTTCATAAATGTTTTTTCAACAGCAGTGGCATAAATCTTGACATTGACTTGCTATTGAACTTACTGTTAACAATTTAAGCAACTGACAAACCATTTAGAATTTTAATTTGCTCAAACACATATAAAAAGGGGGCAGGGAGGAGGTAGGAGTTGAAAGAGCATTATAAGCATATAAGCCTCATCTAAATTGTcgataaatttatcaaattctATGTGTAGAATTCTGCTTATATTCCCCTTACACTATAACTTAGTACATGGGGCAAGCAGTTTGTGTCCCCTACAACTAAGCTACTCGATTT from Apostichopus japonicus isolate 1M-3 chromosome 19, ASM3797524v1, whole genome shotgun sequence carries:
- the LOC139959362 gene encoding zinc finger C4H2 domain-containing protein-like, with product MASTMEPVAFDEDRVSQLMQHMYSIKDIRAQTLQLEKLKVKVLEQCQEMKSEEGRFYDYKNELEVLEEERLAHVEELRQIHADMKAMEAVIKEADEDRNRSLELAWNVFKEYNTLKETVNEGRYQLGLEEITPVSVGGDVIDKHYFKRMRSAFKKESNKMENRVNRERIVDDESNQKPNIFSIPSTSTSTSVLKVQIPPMKICQSCQQPIHRNAPVCPLCKAKNKSRHPKKVKRKHDDGENSA